Below is a genomic region from Thermochromatium tepidum ATCC 43061.
GCCTCGCACGCCAGAGAGTCCATGTGCCTTCCTCGATGGGTTATCGCTCGACGGTCGCACGTCGGAGTCGCCATGCTGCCGTAAGCCGTTCGGATACGCAACACGGCGCCTACTCCCACATCACGTTCTCGCCCGCGCGCGCGGCGGCGCTCAGCAGTTCGATCAGGGGCAAGGCGCGATGGGCCAGGCTGACGCGAGGGGAATCATCACCTGGGCGCGGCTCCGGGTCGAGGGTGGCCTCCGGATGCTCGGCAACGGCGCGCTTGAGGCGTTCGAGCGCCGCCGGCACGTCCTCGGCCAGCAGCGCGCCCGGCACCGTACCGCTGTGCCCCATCAGCTTGATGAGGGTGATGGCCACGTCACCGAACATGGTGAGGGTGGCATAGGCTGGGGTGTCGAAGCGGATCAGCATGGTCGATATCCTCGCGGGTATGGTCGATTGGTCGGCGTCGGGCCGAGTGTCCGACGAACCCGCATGATCCATCAAGACGGGCCTGGTCGCGCGGTTTAAAATGGATCGATTGTGTTCACCCTCCAACCCGCCGAGACACCATGACTGACGCCCCTGAGTCGCCCCGCACCCATTTCATCCGTCAAATCGCCGAGGCGGATCTGGCCTCCGGCAAGCATGACCGGATCGTCACCCGCTTTCCGCCCGAGCCGAACGGCTATCTGCACATCGGGCATGCCAAGTCGATCGTGCTCAACTTCGGCCTGGCCGAATCCCTAGGCGGGGTCTGCAATCTGCGTTTCGACGACACCAATCCGCACAAAGAGAGCCCTGAGTTCGTCACCGCGATCCAGAACGATGTGCGCTGGCTGGGCTTCGACTGGGGTGAGCGGCTCTATTTCGCCTCGGACTATTTCGAGCAACTCTACGGCTTCGCGATCGAGCTGATCGAAAAAGGGCTCGCCTATGTCTGTGACCTATCCGCCGCGGAGATCCGCGCCTATCGCGGTACCCTGACCGAGCCGGGCCGCAACAGCCCCTGGCGCGAGCGTTCGGTGGCCGAGAACCTGGATCTATTTAAACGGATGCGGGCCGGCGAGTTCCCGGATGGCGCGCGCACCCTGCGCGCCAAGATCGACATGGCCTCGCCCAACATCAATCTGCGCGACCCGGTGCTCTACCGCATCAAGCACGGCGTGGTCCATCATCAGACCGGCACCGCCTGGTGTCTGTATCCGACCTATGACTACACACACCCGATCTCAGACGCGCTCGAAGGGGTCACACACTCGCTCTGTACCCTGGAGTTCGAGGACCATCGCCCGCTCTACGACTGGGTGCTCGCCCATGTCTCGGTGCCAAGCCGCCCGCGCCAGATCGAGTTCAGCCGGCTCAATCTCGAATACACCGTGATGAGCAAACGCCGGCTGACCGAGCTGGTCAGCGAGGGGCATGTCGATGGTTGGGACGATCCGCGCCTGCCGACGCTCGCCGGGCTGCGTCGGCGCGGTTATACACCGGTGGCGATCCGCACCTTCTGCGAGCGTATCGGCATCACCAAGTCCGACAACCGGGTCGAGATGGCGATGCTGGAGAACGCAATCCGCGAGCATCTGGATGCCCATGCCCCGCGTCGGCTGGCGGTCCTGAATCCGCTCCGGGTGGTGCTCACCAACTATCCCAAGGGTCAGACCGAGTATGTCGAGCTGGCCAATCACCCCAAGGATCCCACACTGGGCACCCGCCTGTTGCCCTTCGGGCGCGAGGTCTATATCGACCGCAGTGATTTCGAGGAGACCCCGCCCAAGGGCTTCAAGCGGCTGGTCCCGGGCGGCGAGGTGCGGCTACGCGGGGCCTATGTGATCCGCTGCGATGAGGTGATCAAGAACGCAGACGGCGAGCCGGTCGAGCTAAGGTGTTGGGTCGATCTCGACACCCTGGGCAAGGATCCCGAGGGGCGCAAGGTCAAGGGCGTGATCCAGTGGGTCGCGGTCGAGCACGCCGTCTCGGCCGAGGTTCGGCTCTACGACCGATTGTTCAAGGTGCCCATGCCGGGTGCGGGCGGGAGCGACTATCGTGCCGATCTCAATCCGCAGTCCAAGCGGGTCGTGACCGGCGCCCGATTGGAGCCGAGTCTGCGCGATGCTCGACCGGGTGAGCGCTTCCAGTTCGAGCGCGAGGGCTATTTCGTCGTCGATCCGGACTCGACGCCCGAGCGTCCGGTGTTCAATCTCACCGTCGGTCTGCGCGACACCTGGGGCAAGGGCCAGTCCTGAGAAGGCCCCCGCGCTTCCTCGACCAACAACAGGATCCCCCCGACCGCATGGCCAGGGCTTTCGCTTCGCGCACCTGGTCATGCCGCGCCCAATATCGCCGCCAAAACGAATCTCAAGCGAGACGACCAAGCATTAATTAAGCACCGGATGGCCGAACACGATGATTGAACGCGACACGCGCCAAGCCGCGCTGCTTGCCCTGCACGCCGAGTTGGAGACCTGCTGCCGCTGCCCCAAGATGTACGGACCGGCGGTCCACAGCGAGTCGGTGTTATCGCCCGTGATGCTGATCGGGCAGGCCCCCGGCACGCGCGAGATCGAGCAGCTCAAGCCCTTCTGCTGGACCGCCGGCAAGACGCTCTTTAGCTGGTTCGCCCCGCTCGGACTCGACGAGACCGCCTTTCGCGCCCGCATCCTGATGAGCGCGGTCTGTCGCTGCTTTCCGGGCAAGAATCCCAAGGGCGGCGACCGAGTGCCGGATCGTGACGAGATCGAGCGCTGCGCGCGCTGGTGGCGCGGCGAGCTTGAATTGTTGCGCCCGCGTCTGCTGCTGCCGGTCGGCAAGCTCGCCATTGCGCAACTCATGCCGGTGCCGCGCCTCAACGATGTCATCGGCAAGCAGTGGACCTATCGCTCGCCCATGGGCTGGGTGGCCGACGTCATCCCGCTTCCGCATCCGTCCGGTGCCTCGACCTGGTTCAAGATGGAGCCGGGACGCAGGCTCCTGGCCCAGGCGCTCGATCTGATCGCCGCACATCCGGCCTGGAAAGCCGTCCTGGACGCCGAATCGCACCACGCCGCGCGCCCCTGAGCGCTCGTTGAATGTGACTAGGCGCGTGGCCTCAGTCGCCCGCCGCCTCGGCATCCATCAGTACCTCCAGATGACCAGAGGTGACGATCTTGGCGATCGGGAGATCCGCCCCGGCACGCCAGCGGGCCAGCGCCTCACGCTTGCCTCGCCCCGTGACCAGGATCAAAATGGCCCGACTCGATCCCAGGGCCTGGGGCGTCAGGGATACACGTTCGGGCGGTGGCTTGGGCGCATCATGGACGGGAATCACCAGGGACTCGTCCGGGATTGGGTGGCCTGGAAAGAGACTGGCGGTATGCCCGTCCTCGCCCAGCCCAAGAAGCACCAGATCCCAGGGGAGCCGGTCGCGGATCAGCTCGGCATAGTGCGCAGCGGCCGGCTCGGCACCCAGCTCGGCGCGGATCGGGTGGATATTGTCCGGTGGGATCGGCACCCGATCGAGCCAGACCTCTCGCGCGGCTAGACTGTTGCGCTCCGGATCGTCCGCCGGCAGACAGCGTTCGTCGCCGAAGAAGAGATGCCAGGATGCCCAATCCGCCGGCTGCTCGACGAGCAGGCGATAGACTGCCAGGGGGGTGCGTCCGCCGGCAAGCACCAGTTGAAAACGTCCGCGCTCGGCGATGGCGTGCTCGGCGGCGGCGAGCAGGCGGCGGGTCGCCGTCTCTGCGACCTGCTCGTCCGAGGCGAAACACTGGAATTCGGGACTGATGTCAGGCATGTTTGGATTATCCGATTGTCCGCTTGGCGTGGTTTGACTCAGCGAACGACCCTGTTTGGTCAGCTGGGCTTGCGTCAACCCGTTCATTATGATCATGGGAACTATGGACCAATGAAGATACTCCTGGTCGACGACTCCAGATCGGCGCGTTATGCGCTTAGGCTGCAACTTCAGAAGCACGGGGCCGAGGTCGAGATGGCCGAGTCGGCCGAGGAGGCCTTCGAGAAGCTCAAGGGCGCCCTTCCCGATGCGATCTTCATGGACCACATGATGCCGGGGCTCAATGGCTTTGAGGCCCTGGAGATCATCCGCAAGGATCCGCGCACGGCCGCCATTCCGGTCATCATGTGCACCTCGCACGAAGAACCCGAGTTCATCGCTACAGCTCAGGACAAGGGTGTCTTCGGTATCCTGCCCAAATCGGCGGCCCCCGAATTGCTGCCCGAGCTGATCAAGCGGCTGCAAGCCGAGATCGCCGCCCCCAGCGCTGCCGTGCCTGCAGCTGAGGTGGCGCCGGCGACCCAGGTGGCGCCACCGGGATTGTCGGAAGACGCCGTCATCAAAGTGTTTGAATCCCGTCTGCAAGAACGTCTGCCCCATCTGCTCGCGCCGATGCTGGAGGCCTTGAGGCGTGACTTGAGTGAGGCGATTCTCACTGAGACCAAGCACCTGCTCGATGAGCGTCAAGCCGCCGAGCAGTCGGCCAAGCGGGCGCTGCCGCCCCAGCCGACCATGGCCGATCTCCAGGCGATCTCGACGCGCCTGGCCACCGAGACCCTACCCGATCTCATCAAGCGCGCCATCCAGACCGAACGCGCTCATGTCCAGGAATGGGTCGACAAGCGAATCGCTGACGCCTTGACCCGGGCGACGGCAAACGTCGCCCAGGGGCACTCCGACGCTGACGAGATCGCCCGCAAGGCCGCGGCCATGGCGCGACGCGAGTCCAGGGAGGATCTGGAGGCCGCACTGGCGACAGCGCAGCAGTCCATCCAGTCGTTGGAGCAACGACTCCCGTCACTGGGTCCGGTCTATGCGCTCATCGCGCTGGCGATCGTGCTTGGCTTGGGGGCGGCGGGCGTGGTTTATTTTCTCCTCGCGCCAATGTGAGCCGCGCGGGTGAAACCTTCTTGATGCCTGATTCCGCGTCTAC
It encodes:
- a CDS encoding DUF1840 domain-containing protein, whose amino-acid sequence is MLIRFDTPAYATLTMFGDVAITLIKLMGHSGTVPGALLAEDVPAALERLKRAVAEHPEATLDPEPRPGDDSPRVSLAHRALPLIELLSAAARAGENVMWE
- a CDS encoding glutamine--tRNA ligase/YqeY domain fusion protein; protein product: MTDAPESPRTHFIRQIAEADLASGKHDRIVTRFPPEPNGYLHIGHAKSIVLNFGLAESLGGVCNLRFDDTNPHKESPEFVTAIQNDVRWLGFDWGERLYFASDYFEQLYGFAIELIEKGLAYVCDLSAAEIRAYRGTLTEPGRNSPWRERSVAENLDLFKRMRAGEFPDGARTLRAKIDMASPNINLRDPVLYRIKHGVVHHQTGTAWCLYPTYDYTHPISDALEGVTHSLCTLEFEDHRPLYDWVLAHVSVPSRPRQIEFSRLNLEYTVMSKRRLTELVSEGHVDGWDDPRLPTLAGLRRRGYTPVAIRTFCERIGITKSDNRVEMAMLENAIREHLDAHAPRRLAVLNPLRVVLTNYPKGQTEYVELANHPKDPTLGTRLLPFGREVYIDRSDFEETPPKGFKRLVPGGEVRLRGAYVIRCDEVIKNADGEPVELRCWVDLDTLGKDPEGRKVKGVIQWVAVEHAVSAEVRLYDRLFKVPMPGAGGSDYRADLNPQSKRVVTGARLEPSLRDARPGERFQFEREGYFVVDPDSTPERPVFNLTVGLRDTWGKGQS
- a CDS encoding uracil-DNA glycosylase family protein; the protein is MIERDTRQAALLALHAELETCCRCPKMYGPAVHSESVLSPVMLIGQAPGTREIEQLKPFCWTAGKTLFSWFAPLGLDETAFRARILMSAVCRCFPGKNPKGGDRVPDRDEIERCARWWRGELELLRPRLLLPVGKLAIAQLMPVPRLNDVIGKQWTYRSPMGWVADVIPLPHPSGASTWFKMEPGRRLLAQALDLIAAHPAWKAVLDAESHHAARP
- the pgl gene encoding 6-phosphogluconolactonase, producing the protein MPDISPEFQCFASDEQVAETATRRLLAAAEHAIAERGRFQLVLAGGRTPLAVYRLLVEQPADWASWHLFFGDERCLPADDPERNSLAAREVWLDRVPIPPDNIHPIRAELGAEPAAAHYAELIRDRLPWDLVLLGLGEDGHTASLFPGHPIPDESLVIPVHDAPKPPPERVSLTPQALGSSRAILILVTGRGKREALARWRAGADLPIAKIVTSGHLEVLMDAEAAGD
- a CDS encoding response regulator, which gives rise to MKILLVDDSRSARYALRLQLQKHGAEVEMAESAEEAFEKLKGALPDAIFMDHMMPGLNGFEALEIIRKDPRTAAIPVIMCTSHEEPEFIATAQDKGVFGILPKSAAPELLPELIKRLQAEIAAPSAAVPAAEVAPATQVAPPGLSEDAVIKVFESRLQERLPHLLAPMLEALRRDLSEAILTETKHLLDERQAAEQSAKRALPPQPTMADLQAISTRLATETLPDLIKRAIQTERAHVQEWVDKRIADALTRATANVAQGHSDADEIARKAAAMARRESREDLEAALATAQQSIQSLEQRLPSLGPVYALIALAIVLGLGAAGVVYFLLAPM